A region of Ignatzschineria larvae DSM 13226 DNA encodes the following proteins:
- a CDS encoding helix-turn-helix transcriptional regulator yields MSSKNLNLACRLADILAKLNQGERLEVNALAEEFNVTPRTIMRDLKDRLVFLQWEECGPRYYSLSKSTLGQLYQEDIERFAHFASIQNLFPKIDREFFQKQLTQSIYVKGHNYEDISHKTADFELIKAAIEAHQYLDFSYHKNGGEVKNYRVSPYLLLNRSGIWYLIAIDSGQVKTFSFAKISQISVLKETFTIDPHLLAEIKQNDSIYYGNQIDEVTIKVDASVANYFIRRKLLPNQIIQEENDEGDLIVISENVAAQEILALMRYWIPNVEIIAPQHLQIELEEGLRQYLTAQDQKEKSAQ; encoded by the coding sequence ATGTCCAGTAAAAATCTTAATTTAGCCTGCCGGTTAGCCGATATTCTCGCAAAGCTCAATCAAGGGGAGCGCCTTGAAGTGAATGCACTTGCCGAAGAGTTTAATGTTACACCACGCACTATTATGCGTGATCTCAAAGATCGACTTGTCTTTCTACAATGGGAAGAGTGTGGACCTAGATATTATAGTCTATCCAAATCTACGCTTGGACAGCTTTACCAAGAGGATATTGAGCGTTTTGCTCATTTTGCAAGTATTCAGAATCTCTTCCCTAAAATTGATCGGGAATTTTTCCAGAAGCAACTCACGCAGAGCATCTATGTAAAAGGCCATAATTATGAGGATATCTCTCATAAAACTGCTGATTTTGAACTCATCAAAGCCGCTATTGAAGCCCATCAATATCTCGATTTCTCTTATCACAAAAATGGGGGAGAAGTTAAAAACTATCGTGTTAGCCCTTATCTACTTCTCAACCGTTCCGGTATTTGGTATTTAATTGCGATTGACTCGGGGCAGGTAAAAACCTTTAGTTTTGCTAAAATTAGTCAAATTAGTGTCTTAAAAGAGACTTTTACCATCGATCCCCACCTTCTTGCAGAGATCAAACAGAACGATAGCATCTATTACGGTAATCAGATCGATGAAGTCACCATCAAAGTCGATGCTTCGGTCGCAAACTATTTTATTCGGCGTAAATTACTCCCCAATCAAATCATTCAAGAAGAGAATGATGAGGGGGATCTTATCGTGATTAGCGAAAATGTGGCCGCACAAGAGATCCTCGCGCTGATGCGTTACTGGATTCCTAATGTCGAAATTATTGCTCCTCAACATCTGCAAATAGAGTTAGAAGAGGGCCTTCGGCAATATCTTACCGCCCAAGATCAAAAGGAAAAATCAGCACAATAG
- a CDS encoding S49 family peptidase, giving the protein MSDQNPPPLDSGALNHQRSANQNHSSQAELSQALLAQTLAAALNSATVEARRKRRWGIFFKLLFGFFCLLFLVIFIGLKSLSSSDLYLDSNGNVVDRYSAVIDVKGVIADNSEASASRIIKGLQRAYQDPKVAGIILRINSGGGSPVQSGYVYDEIQRLQKLYPKKRVIAVIEDIGASGAYYIAAASDEIYADKASLVGSIGVTAAGFGFTQLIDKVGIERRLYTSGEYKAFLDPFSPQNAVETEFWQGVLDGVHQQFIKAVEAGRGDRLQRNYPNLYSGLIWNGEQALSIGLIDGLASPQSIAREKFAAPFMVDFTEKEDPFVKLMQAMGMGIATGVKTAFPDVGWQ; this is encoded by the coding sequence ATGAGCGACCAAAATCCCCCACCTTTAGATAGCGGTGCATTGAATCATCAGCGTTCAGCGAATCAAAATCATTCCTCCCAAGCAGAATTATCGCAAGCGCTTTTAGCACAAACTTTAGCAGCAGCACTCAATAGTGCCACTGTGGAAGCGCGCCGGAAGCGTCGTTGGGGAATCTTTTTTAAGCTCCTATTTGGCTTCTTCTGTCTGCTCTTTTTAGTGATCTTTATTGGGCTTAAATCTTTAAGTAGTAGCGATCTCTACTTGGATAGTAATGGAAATGTGGTGGATCGTTATAGCGCTGTGATTGATGTTAAAGGGGTGATTGCCGATAATAGTGAAGCAAGTGCAAGTCGTATTATCAAAGGCTTACAACGGGCTTATCAAGATCCGAAAGTGGCGGGCATCATTCTTCGGATCAATTCAGGGGGTGGTTCTCCAGTACAAAGTGGTTATGTCTATGATGAGATTCAGCGTTTGCAGAAGCTCTATCCTAAGAAGAGAGTGATTGCGGTGATTGAAGATATTGGAGCATCTGGTGCTTACTATATTGCCGCTGCAAGTGATGAGATCTATGCGGATAAGGCGAGTTTAGTTGGCTCTATTGGTGTCACGGCGGCAGGTTTTGGCTTTACACAGCTCATTGATAAAGTGGGAATTGAACGCCGGCTCTATACTTCCGGCGAATATAAAGCCTTTTTAGATCCATTCTCTCCTCAAAATGCAGTGGAAACAGAGTTTTGGCAAGGGGTGCTTGATGGGGTACATCAGCAATTTATCAAAGCTGTAGAAGCTGGTCGGGGAGATCGTTTACAGCGCAATTATCCTAATCTCTATAGCGGTTTAATTTGGAATGGGGAACAAGCGTTATCAATCGGTCTGATTGATGGTTTAGCCTCGCCGCAGTCGATTGCGAGAGAAAAATTCGCCGCGCCTTTTATGGTGGACTTTACCGAGAAAGAAGATCCTTTTGTTAAACTGATGCAAGCGATGGGAATGGGGATTGCAACAGGTGTCAAAACCGCCTTCCCGGATGTGGGTTGGCAGTAG
- the ffh gene encoding signal recognition particle protein: MFENLSGRLRQTMRSLRGQARLTESNIQDALREVRMALLEADVALPVVREFINQVKERAVGREVVESLNPGQVFVKVVHEELIKIMGEGNESLDLRTQPPAIILMAGLQGAGKTTSVGKLARFLHEKEKKKVAVVSADVYRPAAIEQLRTVASKVGAEFIPSTVDQKPADIARDAIEKAKLMNADVLIVDTAGRLHIDEVLMEEIKEVHSVLNPIETLFVVDSMTGQDAANTAKAFNDALPLTGVILTKIDGDARGGAALSIRHITQKPIKFLGVGEKLEALEPFHPDRLASRILDMGDVLSLVEEMEAKVDRGEAERLTNKFKKGEGLDLNDFKAQMEQMLNMGGINTLLTKLPGMGDIAEKAKGKVDDKIFVQKIAMINSMTPAERADHKIIKAPRRKRIADGAGVNIQEVHKLLKEFDQMQRMMKQFKGGGVRKMMRSLKGKLPKR; encoded by the coding sequence ATGTTTGAGAATTTAAGCGGTCGTTTACGACAAACGATGCGTTCACTGCGTGGACAAGCAAGATTAACCGAGAGCAATATTCAAGATGCATTGCGTGAAGTGCGGATGGCACTCTTAGAAGCGGACGTTGCATTACCGGTGGTTCGGGAATTTATTAATCAAGTAAAAGAGCGAGCTGTTGGACGTGAGGTCGTTGAGAGCCTCAATCCTGGGCAAGTTTTTGTCAAAGTGGTACACGAAGAGCTCATCAAAATTATGGGAGAGGGTAATGAATCCCTTGATCTTCGTACTCAGCCACCGGCGATTATTTTAATGGCAGGTCTTCAAGGGGCCGGTAAAACAACGAGTGTTGGTAAATTAGCCCGCTTCTTACACGAAAAAGAGAAGAAAAAAGTGGCGGTGGTGAGTGCGGACGTCTATCGTCCTGCGGCAATTGAGCAGCTTCGCACCGTTGCGAGTAAAGTCGGTGCTGAATTTATCCCCTCAACGGTAGATCAAAAACCGGCAGATATTGCACGAGATGCGATTGAGAAAGCAAAATTGATGAATGCCGATGTGTTGATTGTCGATACTGCCGGTCGTTTACATATTGATGAAGTCTTGATGGAAGAGATTAAAGAAGTTCATTCGGTGCTTAATCCGATTGAAACGCTCTTTGTGGTCGATAGTATGACGGGGCAAGATGCGGCGAATACCGCGAAAGCTTTTAATGATGCCTTGCCTTTAACCGGTGTTATTTTAACGAAGATCGACGGAGATGCACGCGGAGGTGCGGCGCTTTCAATTCGTCATATTACACAAAAGCCGATTAAATTCTTAGGTGTCGGGGAGAAGCTCGAAGCGCTCGAGCCATTCCACCCGGATCGTTTAGCTTCTCGTATTTTGGATATGGGTGATGTCTTATCGCTTGTGGAAGAGATGGAAGCGAAAGTTGACCGAGGAGAAGCGGAGCGTTTAACGAATAAGTTTAAGAAAGGGGAAGGCCTTGATCTCAATGACTTTAAAGCACAGATGGAACAGATGCTCAATATGGGCGGTATTAATACCTTATTGACCAAACTTCCGGGAATGGGCGATATTGCCGAAAAGGCGAAAGGTAAAGTAGATGATAAAATCTTCGTTCAAAAAATTGCGATGATCAACTCAATGACACCTGCAGAGCGTGCAGATCACAAAATCATCAAAGCCCCACGCCGGAAACGGATAGCAGATGGTGCCGGTGTGAATATTCAAGAAGTGCATAAACTACTAAAAGAGTTTGATCAGATGCAGCGGATGATGAAGCAATTTAAAGGCGGCGGCGTACGTAAAATGATGCGCTCTCTGAAAGGTAAATTGCCAAAACGATAA
- a CDS encoding cytochrome C assembly family protein yields the protein MTLISLNIGLYLLATLFLIGTLLRKGPKYCWPLGCITIIAGLILQAYNLSFQLTLGNFDEISAFEALSLASLIMVLLVLPYLKRHLNTAIIITLFAAATQVLSLFDTNDVSFGTPSAWLSIHILTSIVAYAILLLASIQALLVYFRDRSLKQKRSIAHRLPPIMRMEHLLFQLLLIGFIMLTISLLTSLAFFDQWFTAHFIHKTILTGFAWLLYGAILFARYKFGLRGQAAAKYILITAVILLLGITGTRLIQEFLFTPETTIEISALSSTIQSTS from the coding sequence ATGACGTTAATATCACTCAATATCGGACTCTATCTTCTCGCAACGCTCTTTCTCATTGGAACGCTGTTAAGAAAAGGCCCAAAATACTGCTGGCCCCTTGGTTGTATAACCATCATCGCCGGCCTGATTCTACAAGCTTATAATTTAAGCTTCCAATTAACGCTCGGTAATTTTGATGAGATTAGTGCCTTTGAAGCGCTCTCACTCGCCTCATTAATTATGGTATTACTCGTCCTTCCTTATCTCAAGCGCCATTTAAATACGGCGATTATCATCACGCTCTTTGCGGCGGCAACACAAGTTTTATCGCTCTTTGATACCAATGATGTGAGTTTTGGCACCCCCTCTGCTTGGCTCAGTATTCACATATTGACCTCAATTGTTGCCTATGCAATCTTGCTATTAGCCTCGATTCAAGCGCTATTAGTCTACTTTAGAGATCGCTCTCTCAAACAAAAGCGCTCGATTGCTCATCGGCTACCACCGATTATGCGAATGGAGCATCTCCTTTTTCAGCTGCTCCTGATCGGCTTTATTATGCTGACTATTAGCCTATTGACGAGCCTTGCCTTTTTTGACCAATGGTTTACAGCACACTTTATCCATAAAACTATTTTAACAGGCTTTGCTTGGCTACTTTATGGCGCGATCCTTTTCGCACGCTACAAATTTGGTTTACGCGGGCAAGCGGCGGCAAAATATATTTTAATTACCGCTGTCATTTTACTATTAGGGATTACAGGTACAAGGTTAATTCAGGAGTTTCTCTTTACCCCTGAAACAACGATTGAGATATCGGCGCTGTCAAGCACAATACAATCAACAAGTTAA
- the tatC gene encoding twin-arginine translocase subunit TatC, giving the protein MTTNPTKEQTFIHHLIELRDRLIRAGVGVLLVFVCLVYFSNDIYNFVATPLLKVMPEGGRMIATDVVAPFLAPIKLTLWVSFFIAIPWVLYQVWAFVAPGLYQHEKRVAFPIIFTSVLLFYLGMCFAYYAVMPVMFKFLSGSAPAGVEIATDINKYLSTVLRLFFFFGVVFEIPIILIILVSLRILKTENLTSKRPYIIVGIFTVSAIATPPDPFSMIIFASAAILLFELGLYIGKRIEKKRALTEAEEIENENETPNVPAETTEKES; this is encoded by the coding sequence ATGACCACGAACCCCACAAAAGAACAGACTTTTATTCATCATCTGATCGAACTTCGAGATCGTCTCATTCGTGCAGGTGTCGGCGTATTACTTGTCTTTGTCTGTCTTGTTTACTTCTCGAATGATATCTATAACTTTGTGGCAACACCACTATTAAAAGTGATGCCGGAGGGTGGCAGAATGATTGCCACAGATGTGGTTGCGCCGTTTCTTGCCCCGATTAAATTGACGCTCTGGGTCTCATTCTTTATCGCCATTCCTTGGGTTCTCTATCAAGTGTGGGCCTTTGTCGCACCGGGGCTTTATCAGCACGAAAAGCGGGTTGCATTCCCGATTATTTTTACGAGTGTTCTGCTTTTCTATCTTGGAATGTGCTTCGCCTACTACGCAGTGATGCCGGTGATGTTCAAATTCCTCTCAGGCTCAGCTCCTGCTGGCGTTGAGATTGCCACTGATATTAACAAATATCTTTCAACGGTCCTTCGCCTTTTCTTCTTCTTTGGTGTGGTCTTTGAAATTCCAATTATTCTCATTATTCTCGTCTCTCTACGAATCTTAAAAACTGAGAATTTAACGAGTAAACGTCCCTACATTATTGTCGGGATTTTTACCGTATCGGCGATCGCTACACCTCCCGATCCCTTCTCAATGATTATCTTCGCAAGTGCGGCAATTCTACTCTTTGAATTAGGGCTCTATATTGGCAAGCGCATTGAGAAGAAACGCGCCTTGACCGAAGCCGAAGAGATCGAAAATGAGAATGAAACCCCTAATGTTCCGGCGGAAACGACAGAAAAAGAGTCATAA
- the gltX gene encoding glutamate--tRNA ligase, whose amino-acid sequence MMVKTRFAPSPTGYLHIGGARTALFSHLYALHNKGTTVLRIEDTDLERSTPEAVAAIIESLEWLGLHYDEGPYYQTKRFDRYKEVIAELLESGHAYYCYCTQEELAEMRAKAEAKKEKPRYDGTWRPEPGKTLPAIPEGIQPVVRFKQPQVGATTFVDLVHGNLSVQNSELDDLIIARGDGSPTYNFCVVVDDVDMEITHVIRGDDHINNTYRQVNIFKAMNKPVPKFAHLAMILGDDGQKLSKRHGAVGVMEYYHQGYLPEAVLNYLVRLGWSHGDQEIFSFEEMVQYFDLNNVNKSASAFNTSKLRWLNQHYMIEKNPAELAMLLKPFLEKLGVQTETSPEFDNYLTKVVEAHVKRCETLVELAEMVLYLFTDTIEMDEAAKAKQLTPVSKPVLEKLVEILGNVTEWTPANLDAAVKEVTQALEVGMGKVGMPLRTAIVGRTNSPNLDETLFLVGKERTLDRLGKAIAMIEG is encoded by the coding sequence ATGATGGTTAAAACTCGCTTTGCCCCATCTCCAACGGGCTATCTTCATATCGGCGGTGCTAGAACTGCCCTCTTCTCTCATCTCTATGCCCTTCACAATAAAGGGACAACGGTACTTCGAATCGAAGATACGGATCTTGAGCGTTCAACGCCGGAAGCCGTTGCGGCGATCATTGAGAGCCTTGAATGGTTAGGATTACACTATGATGAAGGTCCTTACTATCAAACAAAGCGTTTTGACCGTTACAAAGAAGTGATTGCCGAGCTACTCGAATCAGGTCATGCCTATTACTGCTACTGCACACAAGAAGAACTTGCCGAAATGCGCGCAAAAGCGGAAGCGAAAAAAGAGAAGCCCCGTTATGATGGTACTTGGCGCCCTGAACCGGGTAAGACACTACCGGCGATTCCTGAGGGGATTCAACCGGTGGTGCGCTTTAAACAACCCCAAGTAGGTGCTACCACCTTCGTGGATCTTGTTCATGGCAATTTAAGTGTACAAAATAGTGAGCTTGATGATCTGATTATCGCTCGAGGGGATGGCTCTCCGACTTATAACTTCTGTGTCGTTGTCGATGATGTTGATATGGAAATAACCCACGTTATTCGTGGTGATGACCATATCAATAATACCTATCGCCAAGTCAATATCTTCAAAGCGATGAATAAACCGGTCCCTAAATTTGCCCATTTAGCAATGATTCTCGGCGATGATGGCCAAAAACTCTCAAAACGTCATGGCGCAGTCGGCGTGATGGAGTATTACCATCAAGGTTATCTACCTGAAGCAGTCCTTAACTATCTCGTCCGTCTCGGTTGGTCACATGGCGATCAAGAGATCTTCTCCTTTGAAGAGATGGTGCAATATTTTGATTTAAACAATGTGAATAAATCAGCAAGCGCCTTTAATACTTCTAAACTTCGTTGGCTCAATCAACACTATATGATTGAGAAAAACCCTGCAGAGCTTGCAATGTTACTCAAACCATTCCTAGAGAAACTCGGCGTTCAAACGGAAACATCACCAGAGTTTGATAACTATCTCACTAAAGTAGTGGAAGCCCATGTGAAGCGCTGTGAAACACTTGTTGAGCTAGCCGAAATGGTCCTCTATCTCTTCACAGATACCATTGAGATGGATGAAGCAGCGAAAGCAAAACAACTCACACCGGTGTCAAAACCTGTACTTGAGAAGCTCGTGGAAATCCTCGGCAATGTTACTGAGTGGACACCGGCCAATCTCGATGCTGCAGTGAAAGAAGTCACGCAAGCCCTTGAAGTGGGTATGGGAAAAGTGGGTATGCCACTTCGTACTGCAATCGTGGGTCGTACCAATTCCCCTAATCTCGATGAAACCCTCTTCTTAGTGGGCAAAGAGCGAACGCTTGATCGTCTTGGTAAAGCCATTGCGATGATTGAGGGTTAG